The DNA sequence GGAGCCGGTGGATCCCCGAGCGGGCCACATCCCGGGCGCGGTGAACGCCCCGTTCGCCGGCCACACGACCGCCGACGGCCGCTGGCACACACCGGAGGAACTGGCCGACCGCTTCGCCGGCCTGGGCCTGCGCCCCGGAGAACCGGTCGGCGCGTACTGCGGCTCGGGGGTGACGGCGAGTTCGGTGGTGCTGGCCCTGGAGATCGCCGGCCACCCGGGCGCGGGCCTGTACGCGGGCTCGTGGTCCCACTGGTCCCGCAACCCGGACCGCCCAGCCGCAACAGGCGACCTCCCCGGCTGAACCCGCCCACGTCCGAAAGCCGTGAAGGCCTCCTTGCCGGCTCTTCCGGCCGGTAAGGCCTTCACGACCTTCGGAGCACGACGTCGGCCCCGAGGGTTCGGTCGACGGAAGGCGGCCGGCCGAGCACGGTTCCCCAGATGCCTGGCGGCTGGTAGCGGCCCGGCCGGGCACGTTCGCCGCGGCCTGCGGGTGCGTGACCACGCCGGGTCCTCCCGGCCGTGATCGCCGCGACCTGCGGCGGGCCCGTGCCCGGCGGGTTCCGTGAGGCGGTGCCGGGCTCTTCGGGGCCGCGAACCGCTGCGATCGGCACTACAGTCGGGCGTATGGCGCCGGCTGTCGTGTGGGACTCCTCCCTGCTGGGTTACGACCTGGGCGGGGATCACCCGTTCAACCCCGTCCGGCTGGAACTGACCGTCCGGCTGGCCACCGAACTCGGCGTGCTCGACGGCGTCGAACTGCTCGTCCCGTCCGCCGCCGGGGACGAGGAGCTCCTGCGGATCCACGCGCCCGAATACCTGGCCGCCGTGCGGGAGGCGCCGCTCGTCGGGTGGGATGTCGGGCACGGGCTCGGGACCTCCGACAACCCCGTCTTCAGCGACATGCACGACGCCTCCGCGCTGGTCGTCGGCTCGACGCTGCTGGCCGCGCGCAAGATCGCCGAGGGCGAGGCCACCCGGGCGGTCAACATCGCCGGTGGGCTGCACCACGCGATGCGGGACCAGGCGTCCGGGTTCTGCGTCTACAACGACTGCGCCGTCGCGATCTCGTGGCTGCTCGACCACGGCTTCGAGCGGATCGCCTACATCGACACCGACGTCCACCACGGCGACGGCGTCCAGGCCGCGTTCTACGACGACCCGCGCGTCCTGACGATCTCGATGCACCAGCACCCCTTCACGCTCTGGCCCGGCACCGGCTACTCGGCCGAGACCGGCCGCGGCAAGGCCGACGGCACCGCGGTCAACGTGCCGCTGCCGCCGCGCACCCAGGACCCCGGGTGGTTGCGGGCGTTCAACGCCGTCGTCCCGTCGCTGCTGGCCGACTTCGAGCCGCAGCTGCTGTTCACCCAGTGCGGCGTCGACTCCCATGAGGAGGACCCGCTCGCGGACCTCTCGCTGTCCGTCGACGGCCACCGGACCATCTACACCACCCTGCGGGAGCTCGCCAACACCTACGCGGGCGGCAAGTGGATCGCCGTCGGCGGGGGCGGGTACCAGCTGATCCGGGTGGTCCCGCGGTCGTGGACGCACCTGATCGCCACCGTCCTCGACCGGGACGTCGACCCGGCGACGCCGTTGCCGCCCGGCTGGGTGTCGACCGTCGGCAAGGCGGCGCCGAACGCCGAGCTGCCGCGGGCCATGACCGACGACCGCGACACGGAGTTCAAGCCGTGGGGCGACGGCGAAGACGACCCGGTCGACATCGCCGTCCGGGACACCCGCCGAGCCGTCTTCCCCTTGCACGGCTTGGATCCCGACGACCCCAGGGACTGAGTGACCATGGCCGGACGGGACCCCTTCGACTACCCCCGCGACTGGGAGGCCGACGTCGTGCTGTCCGACGGCGGCACCGTCCACCTGCGTCCGGTGCTCCCGACCGACGCCGACGGCCTGGTCTCCTTCCACGGCAAGCTCTCCGAGCGCACCCGCTATTTCCGCTACTTCGGCGC is a window from the Amycolatopsis sp. NBC_00355 genome containing:
- a CDS encoding acetoin utilization protein AcuC, which gives rise to MAPAVVWDSSLLGYDLGGDHPFNPVRLELTVRLATELGVLDGVELLVPSAAGDEELLRIHAPEYLAAVREAPLVGWDVGHGLGTSDNPVFSDMHDASALVVGSTLLAARKIAEGEATRAVNIAGGLHHAMRDQASGFCVYNDCAVAISWLLDHGFERIAYIDTDVHHGDGVQAAFYDDPRVLTISMHQHPFTLWPGTGYSAETGRGKADGTAVNVPLPPRTQDPGWLRAFNAVVPSLLADFEPQLLFTQCGVDSHEEDPLADLSLSVDGHRTIYTTLRELANTYAGGKWIAVGGGGYQLIRVVPRSWTHLIATVLDRDVDPATPLPPGWVSTVGKAAPNAELPRAMTDDRDTEFKPWGDGEDDPVDIAVRDTRRAVFPLHGLDPDDPRD